One Streptomyces coeruleorubidus DNA segment encodes these proteins:
- a CDS encoding SUKH-3 domain-containing protein — MGDGYTRGWSPRTEEMLRRAGWRPGRSVPTGTWESILRERGSFVTHDAARRFLSEFGALVTYGWPADTITTSSAIRFDPLKAGWQDERFAWASREAGASLYPVGTADQGASFLGLTEDGALHLVRDRVELLAETTDRALDRLVEAQAARSALWTPGVPAAEHRFWRRLHTVETGPDAGLRWPEETDRVLRAGGWFPGRSVPTETWESILLQTGEFEIHDAARRFLAEFGAVGVSYREPWDSMPWMGFSLDPLLAIWDAEIIDDLAEQAGVDLYPIGMRDRGNQHLAMSEDGSVYAGMDSVWLLAPTPDEALQKLTSRIQPTAM, encoded by the coding sequence GTGGGTGACGGCTACACGCGGGGCTGGTCCCCGCGGACCGAAGAAATGCTGCGCCGCGCAGGTTGGCGCCCCGGCCGTTCGGTTCCGACAGGCACCTGGGAGTCGATCCTGCGCGAGCGTGGGTCCTTCGTGACCCACGATGCCGCGCGCCGGTTCCTCTCCGAATTCGGGGCTCTGGTGACGTACGGCTGGCCCGCCGACACGATCACCACGTCGTCGGCAATCCGTTTCGATCCCCTGAAGGCCGGTTGGCAGGACGAGCGGTTCGCGTGGGCGAGCCGGGAAGCGGGGGCATCCCTCTATCCCGTTGGCACGGCCGACCAAGGTGCCAGCTTCCTCGGCCTCACCGAGGACGGGGCGCTCCACCTCGTAAGAGACCGCGTGGAACTGCTGGCCGAGACCACCGACCGGGCGCTGGACCGCCTGGTCGAGGCGCAGGCGGCCCGGTCTGCCCTCTGGACGCCCGGAGTACCAGCGGCCGAGCACCGTTTCTGGCGGCGACTGCACACCGTGGAGACCGGCCCGGACGCCGGGCTGCGCTGGCCCGAGGAGACGGACCGGGTACTGCGGGCCGGCGGCTGGTTTCCGGGCCGGTCGGTTCCCACGGAGACCTGGGAGAGCATCCTTCTGCAGACCGGCGAGTTCGAGATACACGACGCGGCACGGCGCTTCCTGGCGGAGTTCGGCGCCGTGGGCGTGTCCTACCGCGAGCCGTGGGACTCGATGCCGTGGATGGGGTTCTCGCTGGACCCGCTGCTCGCGATCTGGGACGCGGAGATCATCGACGACCTCGCAGAGCAGGCCGGCGTCGATCTTTACCCCATCGGCATGCGCGACCGGGGGAACCAGCACCTGGCCATGTCGGAGGACGGCTCGGTCTACGCAGGCATGGACAGCGTCTGGCTGCTCGCCCCGACACCCGACGAGGCATTGCAGAAGCTCACCAGCAGGATCCAGCCGACAGCTATGTGA
- a CDS encoding GAP family protein produces MSATLALALVGLGLLDSTSFGTLLIPIWLLLAPGRVRAGRIAVYLATVATFYFCVGVLLVLGADAVLESVRAAFADVAPTHLRIGQLVLGLIVIALSYRLEARARSRSGRPGRLQRWRAAAMSGAVPDGGGLDGRDTRGGGVRGLMSLALVATALEIVTMVPYLAAVGLLANADLTWQVIGGALAGYCVVMILPAVLLGAIRIAAHDRAEPVLQRINDWFTRNSAKALGWTVGGIGIGMVLNAVIALLAEPV; encoded by the coding sequence ATGAGCGCGACGCTGGCGCTGGCGCTGGTCGGACTGGGGCTGCTGGACAGCACGAGCTTCGGCACTCTGCTGATCCCGATCTGGCTGCTGCTCGCCCCGGGGCGGGTGCGCGCAGGCCGGATCGCCGTCTACCTGGCTACGGTTGCGACGTTCTACTTCTGCGTTGGCGTTCTCCTGGTGCTGGGGGCCGATGCGGTGCTGGAGTCCGTCCGGGCGGCATTCGCCGACGTTGCCCCGACGCACCTGCGGATCGGGCAGCTCGTTCTCGGTTTGATCGTCATCGCCTTGAGCTACCGGCTGGAGGCCCGCGCCCGCAGCCGGTCGGGCAGACCGGGCCGACTGCAGCGCTGGCGGGCGGCGGCGATGTCGGGTGCCGTGCCGGACGGCGGAGGTCTGGACGGCCGGGACACGCGGGGCGGAGGCGTGCGCGGCCTGATGAGCCTCGCGTTGGTGGCCACGGCGCTGGAGATCGTCACAATGGTGCCCTACCTGGCGGCCGTGGGCTTACTCGCGAACGCCGATCTGACCTGGCAGGTCATCGGCGGGGCGCTGGCCGGCTATTGCGTCGTGATGATCCTCCCGGCGGTCCTCCTCGGCGCCATCCGGATCGCCGCGCACGACCGGGCCGAGCCAGTGCTACAGCGGATCAACGACTGGTTCACCCGCAACAGCGCCAAGGCGCTCGGCTGGACCGTCGGGGGAATCGGCATCGGAATGGTCCTCAACGCCGTGATCGCCCTTCTCGCCGAACCCGTCTGA
- a CDS encoding TetR/AcrR family transcriptional regulator: MSDSSWSAANAKIILRYYFFMTQHADADTRRGQVASALMSVVAERGLARTTLADVARTAGVSVGLVQRYFRSKDELLRFGIEYVYRRAEERIAAIPVEPPVREFVVRLMETFLPLTAEQRAELRVWLSFVQASLTDADMAAIHRDATVRLLRGVEEALRGAQRAGELAADVDTEAEAAALVAFVDGLCLHHAATGDGFGASRISAALDAYVDRLFG; encoded by the coding sequence ATGTCCGACTCGTCCTGGTCGGCGGCCAACGCCAAGATAATATTGCGGTACTATTTTTTTATGACGCAGCACGCCGACGCTGACACGAGACGCGGCCAGGTCGCCTCCGCGCTGATGAGCGTGGTCGCCGAACGGGGACTGGCGCGGACCACCCTCGCTGACGTGGCGCGCACGGCAGGTGTGTCCGTGGGACTCGTCCAGCGCTATTTCCGCTCGAAGGACGAGCTGCTGAGGTTCGGCATCGAGTATGTCTACCGGCGCGCGGAGGAGCGCATCGCCGCCATCCCGGTCGAGCCGCCGGTCCGGGAGTTCGTCGTGCGGTTGATGGAGACCTTCCTGCCGCTGACGGCCGAGCAGCGCGCCGAGCTGCGGGTCTGGCTGAGCTTCGTGCAGGCGTCGCTTACCGACGCCGACATGGCTGCGATCCACCGGGACGCTACCGTGCGGCTCCTGCGGGGCGTCGAGGAGGCACTGCGGGGCGCGCAACGGGCCGGCGAACTCGCCGCGGACGTCGACACCGAGGCGGAGGCGGCGGCGCTGGTCGCGTTCGTGGACGGGCTGTGCCTGCACCACGCGGCGACCGGGGACGGGTTCGGCGCGTCCCGCATCAGCGCCGCGTTGGACGCCTACGTCGACCGGCTGTTCGGCTGA
- a CDS encoding SMI1/KNR4 family protein, with translation MIWRELVESFPSAELRDPVDPGTLDRIESILGQRLPDDLSSFLLGSDGLVDEYGTDVIWSAERILGDNLSFRSDEQYKSLCMEFDSLMFFGDNGGGDQFAFVRRPERHEVFVWDHETDSRTLVAPSLERYVRSSLESDGEDWYR, from the coding sequence GTGATCTGGCGCGAGCTCGTCGAATCGTTCCCCTCGGCGGAACTCCGTGACCCCGTGGACCCCGGCACCCTCGACCGCATCGAATCGATCCTTGGTCAGCGGCTGCCGGATGACCTCAGCTCCTTTCTTCTGGGGAGCGATGGGCTGGTCGATGAATACGGCACCGACGTCATCTGGTCGGCCGAGCGGATCCTCGGCGACAATCTCTCGTTTCGCAGCGACGAACAGTACAAGTCCCTGTGCATGGAGTTCGATTCGCTCATGTTCTTCGGAGACAACGGCGGGGGAGACCAGTTCGCCTTCGTCCGGCGCCCCGAGCGCCACGAGGTGTTCGTCTGGGACCATGAGACGGACAGCAGAACCCTCGTGGCACCGAGCCTGGAGCGCTATGTGCGCAGCTCGTTGGAGAGCGACGGCGAGGATTGGTACCGGTAG
- a CDS encoding GNAT family N-acetyltransferase, which translates to MDLHLRLAEDTDLATLVRLRDDAALWMLAHGITGQWQPGQLDEDHFRKIMASGEVWLAEADGRVAGAWELWWEDEDAWGPQPPVAGYVHRLMVDRSSAQPGTGRFLLRAAERRVAAAGRALVRLDCLADNERLNTYYLNAGYRVVGHKAGKPQPGGAPKSFTLLEKTCEPAAGAERLWPGGHARL; encoded by the coding sequence ATGGATTTACACTTGCGCCTCGCCGAGGACACCGACCTCGCCACTCTCGTTCGTCTGCGTGACGATGCTGCCCTCTGGATGCTCGCCCATGGCATCACCGGCCAGTGGCAGCCCGGCCAGCTGGACGAGGACCACTTCCGCAAGATCATGGCGAGTGGTGAGGTCTGGCTCGCCGAGGCCGACGGCCGCGTGGCCGGGGCATGGGAACTGTGGTGGGAAGACGAGGACGCCTGGGGACCCCAGCCGCCGGTGGCCGGCTATGTGCATCGGTTGATGGTGGACCGCAGCAGCGCCCAGCCGGGGACGGGGCGGTTTCTGCTGCGTGCTGCGGAGCGCCGCGTTGCGGCGGCGGGGCGGGCGCTCGTGCGTCTGGACTGCCTGGCCGACAACGAGCGTCTGAACACCTACTACTTGAACGCCGGCTACCGGGTTGTCGGCCACAAGGCAGGCAAGCCGCAGCCGGGCGGTGCACCCAAGTCGTTCACCCTCCTGGAGAAGACCTGCGAGCCGGCCGCGGGGGCTGAGCGGCTGTGGCCAGGGGGACACGCCCGCTTGTGA
- a CDS encoding ATP-binding protein, whose amino-acid sequence MTQKSPELGSTIRNFSLQLSPTPRGARLARLLATEQLRSWGLPLDPAEQIVAELATNAATHGRIPGRDFRLLLYVVADTLRIEVTDTRDDQLPTPQLPTPESESGRGLLLVDALADRWGVTHGLPPRKTVWAELAL is encoded by the coding sequence GTGACGCAGAAATCCCCCGAACTCGGCTCCACCATCCGCAACTTCAGCCTCCAGCTGTCCCCCACCCCACGCGGAGCCCGTCTCGCACGCCTCCTGGCCACCGAGCAGCTCCGCTCCTGGGGACTGCCGTTGGACCCGGCGGAGCAGATCGTCGCGGAGCTGGCGACCAACGCGGCGACCCACGGCCGCATCCCCGGCCGCGACTTCCGCCTGCTCCTCTACGTCGTGGCCGACACCCTCCGCATCGAGGTCACGGACACCCGCGACGACCAGCTGCCGACACCCCAACTGCCCACCCCGGAGTCCGAGTCCGGCCGTGGCCTGCTTCTCGTCGACGCGCTCGCCGACCGCTGGGGCGTCACCCACGGCCTGCCGCCGCGCAAGACCGTCTGGGCAGAACTCGCTCTCTGA
- a CDS encoding IS5 family transposase, with the protein MVRRKPWEVSDELWAVIEPLLPKHERRFRHPGRKRIDDRKTLQGVLFVLYTGIQWEYLPQELGFGSGPTCWRRLAEWQEAGVWEELQRVLLDRLRAADRLDFSRVTVDASHVQAKRGRSSPKVGPSPVDRARPGSKHHVLTDAHGTPLRVSLTGGHRNDVTQLLPLVDGLPPVRGKRGRPRRKPRTLYADRGYDHDIYRRRLRERGIVPKIARRGQAHGSGLGRVRWVAESAIAWLHGPRRLRTRWDARDDMHDAFLQLAHCMTLARKHPAF; encoded by the coding sequence CTGGTGCGGCGCAAGCCGTGGGAGGTCAGTGACGAGCTGTGGGCGGTGATCGAGCCGCTGCTGCCGAAGCATGAACGGCGGTTCCGGCACCCGGGGCGCAAGCGGATCGATGACCGCAAAACGCTGCAGGGTGTGCTGTTCGTCCTCTACACCGGAATCCAATGGGAGTACCTGCCGCAGGAGTTGGGGTTCGGTTCCGGTCCTACCTGCTGGCGGCGGCTGGCCGAATGGCAGGAGGCCGGGGTGTGGGAGGAACTCCAGCGGGTGCTGCTGGACCGGCTGCGGGCGGCAGACCGCCTGGACTTCTCCCGCGTCACCGTTGACGCCTCGCACGTGCAGGCCAAGCGGGGGCGAAGCAGCCCAAAAGTCGGCCCGAGCCCGGTTGACCGTGCACGGCCGGGCTCGAAGCACCACGTGTTGACCGACGCGCACGGCACCCCGCTGCGGGTGTCGTTGACGGGCGGGCACCGAAACGACGTCACCCAGCTCCTTCCGCTGGTCGACGGCCTGCCGCCGGTGCGGGGCAAGCGGGGCCGGCCCCGGCGCAAGCCCCGCACCTTGTATGCCGACCGTGGCTACGACCACGACATCTACCGCCGTCGGCTACGTGAGCGTGGCATCGTCCCGAAGATCGCCCGGCGCGGTCAGGCGCATGGCTCCGGCTTGGGCCGTGTGCGGTGGGTTGCCGAGTCCGCCATCGCCTGGCTCCACGGCCCTCGCCGCTTACGCACCCGCTGGGACGCCCGAGACGACATGCACGACGCCTTCCTGCAGCTCGCCCACTGCATGACCCTCGCCCGCAAGCACCCAGCATTCTGA
- a CDS encoding helix-turn-helix domain-containing protein, with the protein MTAVEADAGRLKGEADEPGWEVDPDDEWGVAVIATVGRQLKLRREAVGMRAAEFGTAVGYGEDMVYKIEGGKRIPRQDYLVRADEVLGAGGLIAATWEDVKRVRYPKKVRELAKLEGQAVEIGVYECNSVHGLLQTPEHARALFEAAQPPYSPDDVERMVAARMARQAVFERDPAPSVHYVLEEAVLRRRVGGTMVWRQQLEHLLEVGRLRSVTLQIMPTNTDAHPGVDGKIELLKFPDGSAVGRSDGAFSGRPTTDPKQLRILELRYGTIRAQALPPRESLAFIEQVLGET; encoded by the coding sequence ATGACGGCGGTCGAGGCGGACGCGGGTCGGCTCAAGGGCGAGGCGGACGAGCCGGGTTGGGAGGTGGACCCGGACGACGAGTGGGGCGTCGCGGTCATCGCCACCGTCGGGCGGCAGCTGAAGCTGCGGCGGGAGGCGGTGGGGATGCGGGCCGCCGAGTTCGGTACGGCGGTCGGGTACGGCGAGGACATGGTCTACAAGATCGAGGGCGGGAAGCGGATTCCTCGGCAGGACTATCTCGTCAGGGCGGATGAGGTGTTGGGGGCGGGTGGGCTGATTGCGGCGACGTGGGAGGACGTGAAGAGGGTTCGGTATCCCAAGAAGGTGCGGGAGCTGGCCAAGTTGGAGGGGCAGGCGGTTGAGATCGGGGTGTACGAGTGCAACAGCGTCCACGGGCTGTTGCAGACGCCGGAGCACGCGCGTGCCTTGTTCGAGGCGGCGCAGCCCCCGTATTCGCCGGACGATGTGGAACGGATGGTGGCAGCCCGGATGGCCCGGCAGGCGGTCTTCGAACGCGATCCGGCTCCGTCGGTGCACTACGTCCTGGAGGAGGCGGTGCTGCGCCGACGGGTCGGGGGCACAATGGTGTGGCGACAGCAGCTCGAACACCTGCTGGAGGTGGGGAGGTTGCGTAGCGTCACACTTCAGATCATGCCGACGAACACCGATGCCCACCCGGGGGTAGACGGCAAGATCGAGCTGCTGAAGTTCCCGGACGGATCGGCGGTAGGGCGTTCCGACGGTGCGTTCAGCGGGCGGCCGACTACCGATCCGAAGCAGCTCCGCATCCTTGAGCTGCGGTATGGCACCATCCGAGCGCAGGCACTCCCACCGCGGGAGTCGCTGGCCTTCATCGAGCAAGTGCTGGGAGAAACATGA
- a CDS encoding RHS repeat-associated core domain-containing protein yields the protein MAGHRPADWHVLDLDKDPTPGDPQRVRTLAKQLHDFADDVSDALRLVKGMAGEGTLLEWAGKSADVFKEDFADVPKNLKKLKKSYEMCGDALADFWPKLERAQSLADKALIKGREARDNLSSAQSRLTSADSWVTRAGKEADKCKDDPTGSKNAEKPDEAKVRAATRDVQHAKSAQSKAQSDVSDAQDALAAAKKMAEDARKMREEAAREAKSKIDEASDAGIQNRSWWEEVGDWFTDNWDTIVAVCKVVVAVVGIVAMIIGGPILGAIVLIAALVVLADTLYKYSKGQASLWDVGLAALDCIPGMKGLTTLGGLAKGLKAFGKVGLKGMAQGVKGLGRSLRGGAGNLVKRAKALAGRCPGGDPIDMVTGEMLMYDTDVELPGILSLVLKRAHISTYREGRWFGRSWASTLDERVELDDQGVLFAAEDGMILAYPVPHPGEPTMPLEGPRWPLAWDGPQHGTLRIHDPALGVTRHFAAVREPLPDMPYTLALSAITDRNDNRIDIDRSADGTPTAVRHSGGYHVEIETTDGLVTCLRLRSRAADDGTTTLLRYAYSSDRNLTEIYNSSGLPFRFEYDDHARILSWTDRNGSWYRFTYDSEDRCVAGQGADGFLNCDIAYDPGQRRTTYTNSLGHALRYEYNEFLQLVRVTDPLGRHETLEWDRHGRLLKQIDPVGRETAYTYDEAGNVTSITGPDGRRATAEYNQWHLPVVTVGGDGAVRTYAYDERGNRTSVVEPQGAETRFSYGPGGALTAITDPLGSTMSMVTNAAGLPVRVTSATGAVVEYSRDAFGRIDTVTDPLVGVTRISWTPEGRRRERVAADGSVESWTWDPEGNVLVHTDAAGATTRSAYTHFDLLVSRTDPAGATLRFDHDTELRLTAVTNTYGMTWSYTYDAAGQLVAEQDFDGRSLTYVHDEVGRLVRQVNGAGETVEYLRDVIGNVVEKRVGDSTTVFRYDDAGLLKEALSPGARLAFKHDDYGRVTEETVNGRTSTFRYDLAGRRTTRLTPSGALSIWSYAPDGLPQELAAFDHSLRFAHDSAGRETEVRLDKALSVRQAWDAMHRMRKQTVLRGGTADHAVPRTTFVDRRYVHGAAGPVETIDSQEGRKLYELDAKGRTTGIRAESWTESYAYDSGGRLVSSHREQGEGPGDESSRRYEYSGNRVTRAGRTSYAYDAQGRVVRRTRRTLSGLRKSWTYTWNADDRLTSLVTPDGTTWRYTYDPLGRRISKERLDSSGEVAEAVFFVWDGTRLAEEIRDSGSGNRTTITWEYSPDSHRAIAQSRSEWLRDAPQDEVDRRFRLIVSDLAGSPLEMLSPDGGTTWKNRSQLWGAQESAQTPEEDCRLRFPGQYFDAESELHYNFFRYYDPHSARYVSPDPLGLTAGPDHYAYVVNPLVWSDPLGLQSCPTFKGLAWLTEKMLKRPSFKYQRVVSGVDYEQIWKLSDGRAVHMDGGPTNGWIMEAKFTGGRESEWAKSAYNPESSLCNEKKITDQAAKLLQMNEELGGKGVRYAISNEAGAAHFREVLGTHFPEAMANGTLAVFHVPGNGMSGMSKWLT from the coding sequence ATGGCGGGGCACAGGCCTGCGGACTGGCATGTCCTGGATCTGGACAAGGATCCGACGCCTGGTGATCCGCAGCGGGTGCGCACGCTTGCGAAGCAGTTGCATGACTTCGCTGATGACGTCTCCGATGCGCTGCGTCTGGTCAAGGGCATGGCGGGTGAGGGGACGCTCCTTGAGTGGGCGGGCAAGTCGGCGGATGTGTTCAAGGAGGACTTCGCCGACGTCCCGAAGAACCTCAAGAAGCTGAAGAAGTCCTACGAGATGTGCGGGGACGCGCTGGCGGACTTCTGGCCGAAGCTGGAGCGGGCACAGTCGCTGGCGGACAAGGCGCTCATCAAGGGGCGTGAGGCGCGGGACAACCTCTCCTCGGCTCAGTCGCGGCTGACGTCGGCCGACTCGTGGGTGACACGGGCCGGCAAAGAGGCGGACAAGTGCAAGGACGACCCGACCGGCAGCAAGAACGCCGAGAAGCCGGACGAGGCCAAGGTCCGTGCCGCGACCCGGGATGTGCAGCACGCCAAGTCGGCCCAGTCCAAGGCGCAGTCGGACGTCTCCGACGCCCAGGACGCCCTTGCCGCGGCGAAGAAGATGGCCGAGGACGCGCGCAAGATGCGCGAGGAGGCCGCGCGGGAGGCGAAGTCGAAGATCGACGAGGCCTCCGATGCCGGGATCCAGAACCGGTCGTGGTGGGAAGAGGTCGGCGACTGGTTCACGGACAACTGGGACACCATCGTCGCAGTCTGCAAGGTCGTCGTCGCCGTCGTCGGGATCGTTGCGATGATCATCGGGGGACCGATTCTCGGCGCGATCGTGCTGATCGCCGCGCTCGTGGTGCTGGCCGACACGCTCTACAAGTACTCCAAGGGCCAGGCGTCGCTATGGGACGTGGGGTTGGCGGCACTCGACTGTATCCCGGGCATGAAGGGCCTGACCACTCTGGGCGGACTGGCAAAGGGGCTGAAGGCCTTCGGGAAGGTGGGCCTCAAGGGCATGGCCCAGGGCGTCAAGGGGCTCGGCAGGTCCCTCAGAGGCGGTGCGGGCAACCTGGTCAAGCGGGCCAAGGCGCTTGCGGGAAGATGCCCCGGCGGTGACCCGATCGACATGGTCACCGGTGAAATGCTGATGTACGACACGGACGTCGAACTTCCCGGGATCCTGTCGCTGGTGCTGAAGCGCGCCCACATCTCCACATACCGAGAAGGACGGTGGTTCGGCAGGTCCTGGGCATCCACGCTGGACGAACGAGTCGAACTCGACGATCAGGGGGTGCTGTTCGCCGCGGAGGACGGCATGATCCTCGCGTATCCCGTGCCCCACCCCGGCGAGCCGACCATGCCGCTGGAAGGCCCGCGCTGGCCCCTGGCGTGGGACGGACCGCAACACGGCACACTGCGCATCCACGACCCGGCCCTCGGCGTCACACGTCACTTCGCGGCGGTCCGCGAGCCGCTGCCGGACATGCCGTACACCCTGGCGCTCTCCGCCATCACGGACCGCAACGACAATCGGATCGACATCGACCGAAGTGCTGACGGCACCCCGACCGCGGTCCGGCACTCAGGCGGGTACCACGTCGAGATCGAGACGACGGACGGCCTGGTGACGTGTCTGCGCCTGCGGAGCAGAGCCGCTGACGACGGCACCACAACGCTGCTGCGCTACGCGTACTCATCCGACCGGAACCTCACCGAGATCTACAACTCCTCCGGACTGCCCTTCCGGTTCGAGTACGACGACCACGCCCGCATCCTCTCCTGGACCGACCGCAACGGCAGCTGGTACCGGTTCACGTACGACAGCGAGGACCGCTGCGTGGCGGGTCAGGGCGCCGACGGGTTCCTGAACTGCGACATCGCCTACGACCCCGGGCAGCGCCGCACGACGTACACGAACTCGCTCGGGCACGCCCTTCGGTACGAGTACAACGAGTTCCTGCAACTCGTACGGGTGACCGACCCCCTGGGGCGGCACGAGACGCTCGAATGGGACCGCCACGGCCGGCTGCTCAAGCAGATCGACCCAGTGGGGCGCGAGACGGCGTACACCTATGACGAAGCCGGGAACGTCACCTCGATCACTGGTCCCGACGGCCGCCGGGCCACCGCCGAGTACAACCAGTGGCACCTCCCCGTCGTGACCGTCGGTGGCGACGGAGCCGTGCGCACCTACGCCTACGACGAGCGTGGGAACCGTACGTCCGTGGTCGAGCCGCAGGGCGCGGAGACCCGTTTCAGCTACGGTCCGGGCGGTGCGCTCACCGCGATCACCGACCCCCTGGGCTCGACCATGTCCATGGTCACGAACGCCGCCGGGCTTCCGGTGCGGGTCACGAGTGCTACCGGTGCGGTCGTCGAGTATTCCCGGGACGCGTTCGGCCGCATCGACACCGTGACGGATCCGCTGGTCGGCGTCACCCGTATCTCCTGGACCCCTGAGGGCAGGAGGAGGGAGCGGGTCGCAGCCGACGGGAGTGTGGAGTCCTGGACCTGGGACCCGGAGGGAAATGTCCTCGTGCACACCGACGCCGCGGGGGCGACCACCAGGTCGGCGTACACGCACTTCGACCTCTTGGTGAGCAGAACCGATCCCGCGGGCGCGACTCTCCGCTTCGACCACGACACCGAACTGCGGCTCACCGCAGTCACCAATACCTATGGCATGACCTGGAGCTACACCTATGACGCGGCCGGTCAGCTCGTCGCCGAACAGGATTTCGACGGGCGCTCGCTCACCTATGTCCACGACGAGGTGGGCCGCCTGGTCCGGCAGGTCAACGGTGCCGGAGAGACGGTCGAATACCTGCGCGACGTGATCGGCAACGTCGTCGAGAAGCGAGTCGGAGACTCGACGACCGTATTCCGCTACGACGACGCCGGGCTGCTGAAGGAAGCGCTGTCGCCCGGCGCCCGCCTCGCCTTCAAGCATGACGACTACGGCCGTGTCACGGAGGAAACCGTCAACGGGCGGACCAGCACCTTCCGTTACGACCTCGCCGGTCGCCGCACGACACGCCTCACTCCGTCCGGAGCGCTGAGCATCTGGTCCTATGCCCCGGATGGGCTGCCCCAGGAGTTGGCGGCCTTCGATCACTCCCTGCGCTTCGCACACGACTCCGCGGGCAGGGAGACGGAGGTCCGGCTGGACAAGGCGCTCTCGGTGCGGCAGGCGTGGGATGCGATGCACCGGATGCGCAAGCAGACGGTCCTCCGGGGTGGCACCGCGGACCACGCCGTCCCGCGGACGACGTTCGTGGACCGCCGGTACGTCCACGGTGCGGCCGGTCCCGTCGAGACGATCGACAGCCAGGAGGGCAGGAAGCTCTACGAGCTGGACGCGAAGGGCCGGACCACCGGAATCCGCGCGGAGTCGTGGACCGAGAGCTACGCGTACGACTCCGGCGGACGGCTGGTCTCCTCCCACCGGGAGCAGGGGGAAGGTCCCGGGGACGAGTCCTCACGACGCTACGAGTACTCCGGAAACCGCGTGACGAGGGCCGGCCGCACCAGCTACGCGTACGACGCCCAGGGCCGGGTGGTCCGGCGGACGCGGAGAACCCTCTCGGGCCTTCGGAAGAGCTGGACCTACACCTGGAACGCCGACGACCGACTGACCAGCCTCGTCACCCCCGACGGAACGACCTGGCGCTACACCTACGATCCCCTTGGACGCCGGATATCCAAGGAGCGCCTGGACTCGTCCGGAGAAGTTGCAGAGGCCGTCTTCTTCGTCTGGGACGGCACTCGGCTGGCGGAGGAGATACGCGACTCCGGGTCCGGTAACCGCACCACCATCACCTGGGAGTACTCGCCCGACAGTCACCGCGCGATAGCCCAAAGCCGTAGTGAGTGGCTTCGCGATGCGCCGCAGGACGAGGTTGACCGGAGATTCCGTCTCATAGTGAGCGATCTCGCGGGAAGCCCGCTGGAGATGCTCTCGCCGGACGGCGGGACGACCTGGAAGAACAGATCGCAGCTGTGGGGCGCGCAAGAAAGTGCGCAGACGCCGGAAGAAGACTGCCGTCTTCGATTCCCCGGCCAGTACTTCGATGCCGAGAGCGAACTCCACTACAACTTCTTCCGCTATTACGATCCGCACTCGGCCCGGTACGTCTCGCCCGACCCGCTGGGGCTCACGGCTGGTCCGGACCACTACGCGTACGTGGTCAACCCCCTGGTCTGGTCCGACCCCCTGGGGCTCCAGTCCTGTCCCACCTTCAAGGGGCTCGCCTGGCTGACCGAAAAGATGCTGAAGCGTCCCTCGTTCAAGTATCAGCGCGTCGTGTCCGGCGTGGACTACGAACAAATTTGGAAGCTCTCCGACGGCCGCGCGGTGCACATGGACGGCGGCCCCACGAACGGCTGGATCATGGAAGCCAAGTTCACGGGAGGACGTGAGAGCGAGTGGGCCAAGTCCGCCTACAATCCAGAAAGCTCTCTCTGCAACGAGAAGAAGATCACCGACCAGGCTGCCAAGCTTCTGCAAATGAATGAGGAGCTGGGTGGAAAGGGCGTGCGTTATGCTATTTCGAATGAGGCGGGCGCGGCCCATTTCCGCGAAGTGCTCGGCACTCATTTCCCGGAAGCAATGGCAAATGGTACGCTGGCGGTCTTTCATGTGCCCGGCAATGGTATGAGCGGAATGAGTAAATGGTTGACGTAA
- a CDS encoding DUF397 domain-containing protein, translating to MIRNASAGDTSELTWFKSSYSSGTDGNSCVEIAIVPRTVHVRDSKQATGPRLALAPEAWSDFVASV from the coding sequence ATGATCCGTAACGCTTCTGCCGGGGACACCTCCGAACTGACTTGGTTCAAGAGCAGCTACAGCAGTGGCACGGACGGCAACTCCTGCGTCGAGATCGCGATAGTGCCCCGCACAGTGCACGTCCGCGACTCCAAGCAGGCAACAGGCCCCCGACTCGCACTCGCGCCGGAGGCCTGGTCGGACTTCGTGGCGTCCGTCTAG